In Nocardioides nitrophenolicus, the genomic window TCGCGGGCGAGGAGCCGCTGGCGATCCTCGAGCTGGGGGCCGGGACCGGCAAGCTGACCGAGCACCTGGTCGCCCTCGGACACGACGTGCACGCGACCGACCCGGACCCGCGGATGCTGGACCGGCTCGGGACCCGGCTGCCGGAGCTGCGCGTCTCGCAGACGGCGGCCGAGGAGATCCCTGCGGCGGACGCGACGTACGACCTGGTGATCGCGGCCGACGCCGACGCGTGGTTCGACAGCGACCGGGCGCTGCCGGAGATCGCGCGCGTCCTCAAGCGGGGCGGGACGTTCGCGGTGGTGCGCAACATGCGCGACGAGCGGATCCCCTGGGTCAAGCGGCTGGGCAACCTGATCGGACACCACGCCACTGGCGAGGGCATCGGCGAGGCGATCGACTCCTCGCCGTACTTCGGGCCGGCGGAGGAGTCGTTCTTCAAGCACTGGCAGGTGATCGACCGAGCGTCGGTCCAGGACCTCGCGCGCTCGCTGCCCGACGTCGCCGGTCTCGACCGGGCGGGGCAGGACGCGAAGGTCCAGGAGGTGCTGGCGTTCTACGACGACTTCGGTCGCGGCATGGACGGCATGCAGCTGCCCTGGGTGACCGAGTGCTTCCGGGCGGTGGTCGGGATCCAGCCGAAGACGATCCGGCAGGAGCCCACCCCCACGCCGAGCGCGACGACGGCCGGGGAGCCCGCCGCCGAGGAGGCGCCTGACCGCGACGTGGTCGGCGAGGACACCGTGCCGGTGGCGCTGGCGCCCGCGGTCGAGCCGCCGGCCGACGACGACTCGGGCATGCTGCTCATCGACTTCCGCTGACGCCGGTCGACGCCCATCACGGCGCCGGGTGCGGCACCATGGGCGGATGCGAGGCGGGCGGTGGTGGCGCCGGGACCACCTGGGGACGGATGCGGACCGGGCCGCGTTCCGGGCCCTGCACCAGGCGTCGCTGGCGGCGCCGGCGCTCCGCGAGGGGCTGACCAGCGCCAGTGCGGAGCGGGCGATCCGACATCTGCGCGCGCTGCTGGGGACACCGGCGCTGGCGATCACCGACACCGAGGCGGTGCTGGCCTGGGACGGGGTGGGCGACCACCACCTCGACCAGGCGGCGGTCGAGGGGCTGCTGGCGATCGAGAAGGGCAGCACCCGCACGGTCGACCGCGACCAGCTCGGCTGCTCGGTGGGCGGCTGCCCGGTGCGGACCGGGGTGGTGAGTCCGCTCGTGGTCGAGGGTCGGGTGCTGGGCACGGTGCAGGCGTTCGCGCCGACGCCGACGGCGGGCCTGGTGCGGGCGACCGAGGAGGTGGCGGAGTGGGTGTCGGGGCAGCTGGAGCTGGCCGAGCTCGACGCCCACCGCAACCGGATGATCGAGGCCGAGGTGCGCGCGCTGCGGGCCCAGATCAGTCCGCACTTCGTCTACAACTCGCTCAACGCGATCGCGAGCTTCGTGCGCACCGACCCGGACCGGGCGCGCGAGCTGCTGCTGGAGTTCGCGGACTTCACCCGGTACTCCTTCCGTCGCCACGGCGACTACACCACGCTGGCCGAGGAGCTGCGCTCGATCGAGCGCTACCTCCTCCTCGAGCAGGCACGCTTCGGGGACCGGCTCCAGGTGACACTCAACATCGCGCCGGAGGTGCTGCCGGTCGTCGTCCCGTTCCTGTGCATCCAGCCGCTCGTCGAGAACGCCGTGCGCCACGGCCTCGAGGGCGCCGACCAGACCGGGCATCTCACGATCCTCGCCCACGACCGGGGACACGAGGCGGTGCTGGAGGTCGAGGACAACGGGGTCGGCGAGGACCCGGAGCGGGTACGCCGGGCGCTGGCCGGCGACAGCGAGCTCGACTCCGTG contains:
- a CDS encoding class I SAM-dependent methyltransferase, translating into MATDSTPDAPGLCFGSVAEAYDRGRPGYPREAVAWVAGEEPLAILELGAGTGKLTEHLVALGHDVHATDPDPRMLDRLGTRLPELRVSQTAAEEIPAADATYDLVIAADADAWFDSDRALPEIARVLKRGGTFAVVRNMRDERIPWVKRLGNLIGHHATGEGIGEAIDSSPYFGPAEESFFKHWQVIDRASVQDLARSLPDVAGLDRAGQDAKVQEVLAFYDDFGRGMDGMQLPWVTECFRAVVGIQPKTIRQEPTPTPSATTAGEPAAEEAPDRDVVGEDTVPVALAPAVEPPADDDSGMLLIDFR
- a CDS encoding sensor histidine kinase; translated protein: MRGGRWWRRDHLGTDADRAAFRALHQASLAAPALREGLTSASAERAIRHLRALLGTPALAITDTEAVLAWDGVGDHHLDQAAVEGLLAIEKGSTRTVDRDQLGCSVGGCPVRTGVVSPLVVEGRVLGTVQAFAPTPTAGLVRATEEVAEWVSGQLELAELDAHRNRMIEAEVRALRAQISPHFVYNSLNAIASFVRTDPDRARELLLEFADFTRYSFRRHGDYTTLAEELRSIERYLLLEQARFGDRLQVTLNIAPEVLPVVVPFLCIQPLVENAVRHGLEGADQTGHLTILAHDRGHEAVLEVEDNGVGEDPERVRRALAGDSELDSVGLGNVDARLRASFGDDYGLVVETAPGAGTKVIVRVPKFAPGVSA